Proteins from a genomic interval of Drosophila willistoni isolate 14030-0811.24 chromosome 2L unlocalized genomic scaffold, UCI_dwil_1.1 Seg139, whole genome shotgun sequence:
- the LOC6638391 gene encoding uncharacterized protein LOC6638391, whose protein sequence is MHKNTIWYAAILLVIYFTLVFCDENIDDEHVKNQSEIMKTPAREIGQDLLEFEGRTRRHRHMFWWRHIWPIAIAYWIKVKVIIVSFFVGSAIYLGFRYLLPQHHRCNQEIILDHPPPSFHDHHDHIPYSLDHSDHYEGPSSYDSSSFDPYSAYGGYSSSSDIVSDIQPDIHSDGPTAPGDTRRRGKRDVEQDQQLEEEDEQVEIVDEEISESVGRQQPTEEQIAEFMFAFLGLDSKACRRRFVCEMEFRSKLNPLTSMAFRIVGRGFFEKYTNANNPEARATSFQECAAVNPECVFVETDGIDEESTASGQEETSTEASMESQNEINLKAERRSAKLKNRRGDRMLSPIAEHIMMQ, encoded by the exons ATGCATAAGAATACAATTTGGTATGCAGCCATATTATTGGTGATTTATTTTACTCTCGTGTTTTGTGATGAAAATATTGATGATGAACATGTGAAAAATCAAAGTGAAATAATGAAAACTCCGGCAAGAGAAATTGGCCAAGATCTGTTGGAATTTGAGGGGCGTactcgtcgtcatcgtcatatGTTCTGGT GGCGTCATATTTGGCCCATTGCCATTGCCTATTGGATTAAGGTGAAGGTGATCATTGTGTCCTTCTTTGTGGGCAGTGCCATTTATTTGGGTTTCCGTTATCTATTGCCTCAACATCATAGATGCAATCAGGAGATTATCCTTGATCATCC ACCACCATCTTTCCATGATCATCATGATCATATTCCTTACTCCTTGGATCACTCGGACCACTATGAAGGACCCTCCTCTTATGATTCGAGCTCCTTTGATCCTTACTCTGCCTATGGTGGTTATTCCAGCAGTTCGGATATTGTTTCTGATATTCAACCCGATATACACAGTGATGGGCCCACAGCTCCTGGCGATACGCGTCGTCGTGGCAAACGTGATGTAGAACAGGATCAACAGCTGGAAGAGGAAGATGAGCAAGTGGAAATTGTCGATGAGGAAATCTCAGAGAGTGTTGGCCGCCAGCAACCCACTGAAGAACA AATTGCCGAATTTATGTTTGCCTTCTTGGGACTCGATTCCAAGgcttgtcgtcgtcgttttGTCTGCGAAATGGAATTCCGCTCCAAGCTGAATCCCCTGACCAGCATGGCCTTCCGCATAGTGGGACGCGGCTTCTTCGAAAAGTACACAAATGCCAATAATCCAGAGGCAAGAGCCACCAGTTTCCAGGAATGTGCTGCAGTTAATCCCGAATGCGTTTTCGTGGAGACCGATGGCATTGATGAAGAATCCACGGCATCTGGTCAGGAAGAAACTTCCACTGAAGCCTCCATGGAATCGCAAAATGAGATTAACTTAAAGGCTGAGCGACGAAGTGCCAAATTGAAAAATCGTCGAGGTGATCGCATGCTTAGTCCCATAGCCGAACATATAATGATGCAGTAG
- the LOC6638390 gene encoding nodal modulator 3 has translation MAEKIGLFFVLILIKLISTNAQGEVLGCGGFIKSHADIDFSKVEIKLLTRQGSLKDKTDCSPSNGYYFLPIYDKGEYLLSVSPPPGWSFEPEHVELNFDGKNDVCSQGKDVNFVFKGFGITGKVALAIGSGARDVDVELQSEQTNEVRRTKTDINGIFSFTPIIPGKYVVKATHPKWHFSKSEHKVVVVSGNTELPENSLVVHGFDINGRFDNNQLPGNIGVALYKQKGQSLDAKCEKSSSVSVKNTLKTAYESSPSCYTLVEKSGEYSFKNVPTGKYLLQAINENSKLKLHLSPDFIELEVARDTLQLKEEFGITGFTISGQVLSAQSGGKPLSGATVKLNNQKVAVTDSQGGYTLENIKAGSYNIEIASSQLQFNPVQVKVLINTETLPTIVPQAYEVCGKVVSSKSYTVGLTKSGSTFHTTATTKPESGGSWCAFLPAGKYQIEVVTTEADKASGVQFFPVQQQTEVKDSPVSGITFSQLRAKIRGELQCLPDATGTCTAAEVTLQALDATGQPTENKWKAKAHRGKYVFKDVLPGPYELTIPQGNLCYESTRVFINVAVAEEDAPPFVHKGYEVSIISSHRALMRYTHVTGPSQPKPATETLKILSGVNTFCVSKYGSYDFKLEGCHLYDDSLPSKFITPEPEQLQTLIINAIAHKTGLRVLSSEPNADSLKLVVESESLGKQTITPTAEAHKVDGKYAYRYDAYLKPEEVLDVTPLSDVLLFAPQHQQIVGASDCVDIAFNFVANRGLILRGKVVPAIKDAKITLSFPDQPELANLEALTSVTGEFKFGPIDESLAFDLHAEKESYVFSEYNRQTASFSAHKLCEIVVNVKDEAGEALSGVLLSLSGGESYRKNLITGDNGALNFHSLSPSQYYLRPMMKEYKFDPNSKMIDIKDGETVDVTLVGKRFAYSVFGTITSLNGDPFPGVSVQATADEGCQHQQEEAISESNGQYRIRGLQPGCSYTVRVVPDDENVERSIPAQQTVQVAHEDVRDINLIAINPVKIVDVTARVTAAQNDQYKTLRIVMYRKGSADSPLFSQRVGTPINPKSKKNPGMNVYFPRIPLDGKSYVVELQSTLSDKTYSYKLPSATFTADKSSIFISLEFKPEVRTAEADLNQNSISALVLIALVAIAFFKQDLAVNFITFVWSKINDLVSDLAQRQKNKTPVRKNEPINQREIEQMAEQINAIKKKKAKKI, from the exons ATGGCAGAAAAAATTGgcctattttttgttttaattttaattaaattaattagtaCTAATGCCCAGGGTGAAGTATTGGGCTGCGGCGGTTTCATTAAGAGTCATGCCGATATAGACTTTTCCAAGGTGGAAATTAAACT ATTGACCAGACAGGGATCACTTAAGGATAAGACTGATTGTTCCCCATCAAACGGTTATTATTTCCTGCCCATTTACGATAAAGGTGAATACTTGCTGAGCGTTTCGCCGCCGCCGGGCTGGAGTTTTGAGCCGGAACATGTGGAGTTAAATTTCGATGGCAAGAATGACGTATGCAGTCAGGGCAAAGatgtaaattttgtatttaagGGTTTTGGCATAACGGGCAAAGTGGCCCTAGCAATTGGCAGTGGAGCACGTGATGTCGATGTGGAGCTGCAATCAGAGCAAACAAATGAAGTACGGCGCACGAAAACGGATATCAATGGAATATTCTCATTTACCCCCATAATACCGGGCAAATATGTGGTCAAAGCAACACATCCCAAATGGCATTTCTCCAAGTCTGAACATAAAGTGGTTGTGGTCAGTGGAAATACAGAATTGCCCGAGAATTCTCTTGTTGTCCATGGTTTCGATATTAATGGCCGATTTGACAATAATCAGTTGCCTGGCAACATCGGTGTGGCCTTGTATAAACAGAAGGGA CAATCCTTGGATGCCAAGTGCGAAAAGTCATCATCAGTAAGCGTCAAGAATACTCTTAAAACTGCATATGAATCATCACCTAGTTGTTATACACTTGTTGAGAAATCAGGAGAATATAGCTTCAAGAATGTTCCCACTGGCAAATACTTGCTGCAAGCCATCAACGAGAATTCCAAACTTAAATTGCACCTTAGTCCCGACTTCATAGAACTAGAAGTGGCCAGGGATACACTGCAACTGAAGGAGGAGTTTGGCATAACTGGTTTTACCATTTCTGGTCAGGTTTTGAGTGCCCAAAGTGGTGGTAAACCCCTTTCGGGGGCCACTGTTAAGCTAAATAATCAGAAAGTTGCTGTAACCGATAGTCAAGGAGGTTATACTCTGGAAAATATTAAAGCTGGTTCCTATAACATTGAAATCGCCTCGTCACAACTGCAATTTAACCCAGTTCAAGTGAAGGTTTTGATTAACACCGAAACGCTGCCCACCATTGTCCCGCAAGCCTACGAAGTATGCGGCAAGGTTGTCTCCAGCAAATCCTATACAGTGGGACTCACCAAAAGTGGTTCAACTTTCCATACAACAGCGACTACGAAACCCGAAAGTGGTGGATCATGGTGTGCTTTCCTGCCAGCGGGCAAATATCAAATAGAAGTCGTTACTACTGAAGCGGACAAGGCTAGTGGGGTTCAGTTCTTCCCGGTGCAACAACAAACCGAGGTTAAAGATTCACCAGTGAGTGGCATTACCTTCTCCCAGCTGCGTGCCAAAATACGTGGAGAGTTGCAATGTTTGCCCGATGCCACGGGCACTTGTACAGCTGCCGAGGTGACACTTCAAGCTTTGGATGCCACTGGTCAGCCGACAGAAAACAAATGGAAGGCTAAGGCTCATC GTGGCAAATATGTGTTTAAGGATGTTTTGCCCGGTCCATATGAGCTGACTATTCCTCAGGGTAATCTGTGCTATGAATCCACACGGGTATTTATCAATGTGGCAGTTGCTGAAGAGGATGCTCCTCCGTTTGTACACAAGGGATACGAAGTCTCCATTATTTCCAGTCATCGTGCTTTG ATGAGATACACCCACGTGACGGGCCCCTCGCAACCAAAGCCAGCAACTGAAACCTTAAAAATTCTCTCTGGTGTCAACACATTCTGTGTATCCAAATATGGCAGCTATGATTTCAAACTGGAGGGTTGTCATCTCTATGATGATTCATTGCCTAGCAAATTTATAACACCCGAACCGGAACAATTGCAAACGCTAATCATTAATGCCATAGCCCATAAAACGGGCTTGCGTGTCTTGTCCAGCGAACCCAATGCGGATTCATTGAAACTCGTTGTTGAATCGGAATCTTTGGGTAAACAGACTATTACACCCACTGCAGAGGCCCATAAAGTTGATGGCAAGTATGCCTATCGTTACGATGCGTATCTCAAGCCCGAGGAAGTTCTCGATGTTACCCCATTGAGTGATGTCCTGCTATTTGCGCCACAACATCAGCAAATTGTCGGAGCCAGCGATTGTGTGGATATAGCATTTAATTTTGTGGCCAATCGTGGTTTAATTTTGCGTGGCAAGGTTGTGCCAGCAATTAAAGATGCCAAGATTACTCTAAGTTTTCCCGATCAACCCGAACTGGCCAATTTGGAGGCCCTAACCTCGGTGACGGGTGAATTCAAATTTGGACCCATCGATGAGAGTTTAGCCTTTGATTTGCATGCAGAAAAGGAATCCTATGTGTTCAGTGAATACAATCGTCAAACGGCATCGTTTAGTGCCCACAAACTCTGTGAGATTGTGGTAAATGTTAAGGATGAAGCTGGTGAAGCCTTAAGTGGAGTCCTGCTCTCGCTTAGTGGTGGTGAAAGTTATCGCAAAAATCTCATCACTGGCGATAATGGAGCCCTCAATTTCCATTCACTCTCACCCTCGCAATATTATCTAAGACCCATGATGAAAGAATATAAATTTGATCCGAATTCCAAAATGATTGACATCAAGGATGGCGAAACAGTCGATGTTACCCTGGT TGGCAAACGGTTTGCTTATTCGGTCTTTGGAACAATAACTTCTTTGAATGGCGATCCCTTCCCTGGCGTGTCTGTTCAGGCCACAGCCGATGAGGGATGTCAGCATCAGCAAGAGGAGGCCATCAGCGAAAGCAATGGACAATATCGTATACGTGGACTACAGCCTGGTTGCTCTTACACTGTTCGCGTTGTACCCGATGACGAGAATGTTGAACGTTCCATTCCCGCACAGCAGACGGTGCAAGTGGCTCACGAAGATGTGCGTGATATCAATCTGATTGCCATTAATCCTGTCAAAATTGTCGATGTCACAGCCAGAGTCACAGCTGCCCAAAATGATCAGTACAAAACTCTACGAATTGTCATGTATCGCAAGGGATCCGCCGATTCGCCTCTTTTCTCACAACGTGTGGGCACACCCATAAATCCCAAATCCAAGAAGAATCCTGGTATGAATGTATACTTTCCACGCATACCACTCGATGGCAAGAGCTATGTGGTTGAGCTGCAATCGACACTGTCGGACAAAACCTATAGCTATAAATTGCCTTCGGCCACTTTTACGGCCGACAAATCTTCAATATTCATTAGCCTGGAATTTAAACCAGAAGTGCGTACTGCCGAGGCAGATCTCAATCAGAATTCCATATCCGCATTAGTACTCATTGCTCTGGTGGCCATAGCATTCTTTAAACAAGATTTAGCTGTGAATTTCATCACATTTGTGTGGTCCAAAATCAATGATCTTGTTTCGGATCTTGCCCAGCGACAGAAGAACAAAACGCCAGTCCGGAAAAATGAGCCAATCAATCAGCGTGAAATCGAACAAATGGCCGAACAGATAAATgccattaaaaagaaaaaggccAAGAAAATTTAA